One Nitrososphaerales archaeon genomic region harbors:
- a CDS encoding DNA double-strand break repair nuclease NurA, which yields MEVKETPEWLKLPIQLQHQFFQHANEEAERCKKRLLERIKKINELRRYIRTEPIEDSDEWRRWRISVVDGSNSPSMSERLGSRFGTYCAGYMIFEGEDFVEEEYRAGIFIHDQIGSQDVTQKFLHMFRCKLEREVALYCLKEKDVDYVLIDGSFYGFRVDAQLINNEPLDMYGYGSGMELTEDVRDITWELLKSKRVIGIIKRTRTSALDGWLLYLHGNEDHCIDVNDKYVMSILLPIKHWFSYEWLFGSPISFNFYNEFRRVYRYIVLYEKKNVTMDEIYEATKRKLSRSIKETLGIGMDMFLQTARHYIRCCSAPPFEFEVHKEMDVKPILSYFKGSHNPATGLPWALDLIDENISLPKGFNREFVEEIEARLIRDPEVSNKLALQEYFSYLNPQKAED from the coding sequence ATGGAGGTCAAGGAAACTCCCGAATGGTTAAAGCTGCCTATACAACTTCAACACCAATTCTTTCAACATGCGAATGAAGAAGCAGAGAGGTGTAAGAAAAGGCTATTGGAGAGGATAAAGAAGATAAACGAGTTAAGGAGATACATTCGCACAGAACCTATAGAGGATAGTGACGAATGGAGAAGATGGAGGATCTCGGTCGTCGATGGATCTAATTCACCATCGATGAGTGAAAGGTTGGGGAGTAGGTTCGGAACCTACTGTGCGGGTTATATGATCTTTGAGGGTGAAGATTTTGTGGAAGAAGAGTACCGTGCAGGCATATTCATACACGATCAGATCGGTAGCCAGGATGTAACTCAAAAGTTTCTCCACATGTTTCGATGCAAGTTGGAGAGAGAAGTTGCATTGTACTGTTTAAAAGAGAAGGATGTCGATTACGTTCTGATCGATGGTAGCTTCTATGGATTTCGGGTAGATGCCCAGTTGATCAATAACGAACCGTTAGATATGTATGGATACGGTAGCGGTATGGAGCTTACAGAGGATGTGAGGGATATTACTTGGGAGCTTTTGAAGTCGAAGAGGGTCATCGGCATTATCAAGCGTACTCGGACGAGCGCTTTAGATGGTTGGCTCCTATACCTTCACGGTAATGAAGATCACTGTATAGATGTGAATGACAAGTACGTCATGTCCATACTCCTCCCCATTAAACATTGGTTCTCTTACGAATGGTTATTCGGTTCACCTATTTCATTCAATTTTTACAACGAATTTCGGCGTGTATATAGGTATATAGTGCTATATGAGAAGAAGAATGTTACGATGGATGAGATTTATGAAGCTACGAAGAGGAAGTTGAGTCGAAGTATTAAAGAGACGCTGGGCATAGGGATGGATATGTTCTTACAGACTGCAAGGCATTATATCCGATGCTGTAGCGCACCACCCTTCGAATTCGAAGTTCATAAAGAGATGGATGTTAAGCCGATACTTTCTTACTTTAAGGGCTCTCACAACCCTGCCACTGGATTGCCATGGGCCTTAGACTTGATAGATGAAAATATTTCATTACCGAAAGGTTTCAATAGAGAGTTCGTGGAGGAAATCGAGGCCCGTCTAATTCGAGACCCCGAAGTCTCGAATAAGTTAGCTTTACAAGAATACTTCTCATATTTGAATCCTCAAAAGGCGGAGGATTGA